The Akkermansia sp. N21116 genome includes a region encoding these proteins:
- a CDS encoding glycoside hydrolase family 3 C-terminal domain-containing protein, with amino-acid sequence MRIAAFGLCAVCSSGWAEQYAEGSKDVVRSKIEPPTDVSMVNAPYRDKNQPLEQRVEDLFKRLTDEEKASLLHGCSGYEYGDVPRIGLTKFIMSDAQLGVRLGGDNRSTYFPCGTAMASTWNQDLIKKVGEVIASECKATNSRIILGPAVNLMRTPLGGRSFEYFGEDPFLAGKIAASFINAVQANGVSTSLKHWLFNDQEWSRTVIDVDAPERALREIYAKPFEIAVREANPWTIMCSYNKVRGKWASHQRDRLNNILYDDWKWDGTMVSDWGAWHGDADAVNGGCYLEMPSGKNADKDKNIVKLVNEGKIDRKFFEDAVKRNIRFAMRVGAFTEPLEGRLNAPEHQEVARQVAREAVVLLKNDKQFLPLDPQKIGKIAVIGPNADQYQTMVDGSGVHQRGGAAAGRPPYEKTPLAGIVELFGKDRVLFAPGFRFEDPKKKSFPDMKEWDPVEAAKEADVVIFVGGTDHTYDRECAGWGVLEGGDKPDLNLKGDQVALLDRVLDANPKTVVALVNGAPVQVEEWIDRVPSLLELWYGGMDAGTALAEVVTGKVNPSGKLPCTFGKRLNDWKSHSEGFLSYPGDIRWSKDNPVQFYSDDIWVGYRHFDKAGIEPRFPFGYGLSYTTFSMDPAGTNPGAGEFSVKLTNTGDREGAETVQCYITKPESKEVPMPVRELAGFKKVNLKPGQSEVVTFKLTDEEKKYWSEAKNSWDVMPGEYKVSIGNSSRNLPVQYSWK; translated from the coding sequence ATGAGAATTGCTGCCTTCGGGCTGTGTGCCGTATGTTCGTCCGGTTGGGCGGAGCAATATGCCGAGGGCAGCAAGGATGTAGTCCGGAGTAAGATTGAACCGCCGACCGATGTTTCCATGGTCAATGCTCCGTATCGTGACAAGAATCAACCTTTGGAACAGCGGGTGGAGGATCTTTTCAAACGGTTGACGGATGAGGAAAAGGCTTCCTTGCTTCACGGCTGCAGCGGATACGAATACGGTGATGTGCCGCGCATCGGACTCACGAAGTTCATTATGTCGGATGCACAGCTGGGAGTACGCCTCGGAGGAGACAATCGTTCAACGTATTTCCCTTGCGGGACGGCCATGGCGTCTACATGGAACCAGGATTTGATTAAAAAAGTCGGCGAGGTGATTGCCAGCGAGTGCAAGGCGACGAACTCACGCATTATTCTGGGCCCCGCAGTCAACCTGATGCGTACGCCTTTGGGCGGACGTAGCTTCGAATATTTCGGGGAAGATCCCTTCCTGGCCGGAAAGATAGCCGCTTCGTTTATTAATGCCGTACAGGCCAATGGTGTTTCGACATCTTTGAAACACTGGCTTTTCAATGATCAAGAATGGTCCCGCACGGTTATCGACGTCGATGCTCCGGAACGCGCTTTGCGCGAGATTTATGCCAAGCCGTTTGAAATCGCCGTACGCGAGGCCAATCCCTGGACGATCATGTGCTCTTACAACAAGGTGCGCGGCAAGTGGGCGAGCCACCAGAGAGATCGTCTTAACAATATTCTTTATGACGATTGGAAGTGGGATGGAACTATGGTGTCCGACTGGGGAGCATGGCATGGCGATGCGGATGCCGTCAACGGGGGCTGCTATCTGGAAATGCCCAGCGGAAAGAATGCGGACAAGGACAAGAATATTGTCAAGCTGGTCAATGAGGGGAAGATTGATCGCAAGTTTTTTGAGGATGCCGTCAAACGCAATATCCGTTTTGCGATGCGTGTCGGCGCGTTTACCGAGCCTCTGGAAGGCCGGTTGAATGCTCCCGAACATCAGGAGGTTGCCCGCCAGGTTGCCCGCGAAGCGGTGGTCTTGCTGAAAAATGACAAGCAGTTCCTTCCTCTGGATCCGCAAAAAATCGGCAAAATCGCCGTGATCGGGCCTAATGCCGACCAGTACCAGACCATGGTGGATGGTTCCGGCGTCCATCAGCGTGGCGGTGCTGCGGCAGGACGTCCCCCCTATGAGAAGACGCCGCTGGCCGGCATTGTGGAGCTCTTCGGCAAGGATCGCGTCCTGTTTGCTCCCGGATTCCGCTTCGAAGATCCGAAGAAAAAGAGTTTCCCGGACATGAAAGAATGGGATCCCGTCGAAGCTGCCAAGGAGGCGGACGTGGTCATTTTTGTGGGAGGCACCGATCATACCTATGACCGCGAATGTGCCGGTTGGGGGGTCTTGGAAGGCGGTGACAAGCCGGATCTGAACCTCAAGGGAGACCAGGTAGCCTTGCTCGACAGGGTTTTGGACGCTAATCCGAAAACGGTGGTAGCCCTTGTCAACGGCGCTCCTGTCCAGGTAGAGGAATGGATTGACCGAGTGCCTTCTCTTCTGGAATTATGGTATGGTGGCATGGATGCCGGTACGGCGCTTGCTGAAGTGGTTACGGGCAAGGTGAACCCCTCGGGTAAACTGCCCTGTACCTTCGGCAAACGCTTGAACGATTGGAAGAGCCATTCGGAAGGATTCCTCTCCTACCCGGGCGATATCCGCTGGAGCAAGGACAATCCCGTTCAATTCTACTCCGATGATATATGGGTAGGCTACCGGCACTTTGACAAGGCAGGCATTGAACCCCGTTTCCCCTTCGGCTACGGCTTGTCGTACACGACGTTTTCCATGGACCCCGCCGGTACCAATCCCGGAGCAGGTGAGTTCTCCGTGAAGCTGACGAATACGGGAGACCGCGAAGGAGCTGAAACCGTGCAGTGCTACATCACCAAACCCGAATCAAAAGAAGTGCCTATGCCCGTTCGGGAACTTGCCGGATTCAAGAAGGTGAATCTTAAACCAGGTCAGTCGGAAGTCGTTACCTTCAAACTGACGGATGAAGAGAAGAAATACTGGAGCGAAGCGAAAAATTCTTGGGATGTGATGCCCGGTGAATACAAGGTTTCGATCGGGAATTCTTCCCGCAACCTTCCCGTCCAGTATTCCTGGAAATAA